Proteins from one Candidatus Eisenbacteria bacterium genomic window:
- a CDS encoding ferredoxin--NADP reductase, translated as MNPYNATLERKEILNQGLVVLRIAPDETPYRFEPGQYTVLGLLGREGRILESEPEDPAAEPEKLIKRAYSLASGSTEEHLEFYIVLVTSGALTPRLLALEEGARLWVSPKAVGMFTLDSVPEDQGVVLVATGTGLAPYISMVRTKIEKECGGKRRWAILHGARQSWDLGYRNELETIRKRCSNFFYLPSITRPSPEDPWGGLAGRVNLILVDGTFEERFGERLDPSRHHVFLCGNPAMVEDAVMQLGERGFSEWHHRKNPQGTIHVERYW; from the coding sequence ATGAATCCGTACAACGCGACGCTCGAGAGGAAGGAGATCCTGAACCAGGGGCTCGTCGTTCTCCGCATCGCTCCTGACGAGACCCCCTATCGGTTCGAGCCCGGACAGTACACGGTCCTTGGGCTTCTCGGCCGCGAGGGACGGATTCTCGAGAGCGAGCCGGAGGATCCCGCCGCCGAGCCGGAGAAGCTGATCAAGAGGGCATACTCGCTCGCCTCGGGAAGCACCGAGGAGCATCTCGAGTTCTACATCGTTCTCGTGACCTCCGGGGCGCTGACGCCGCGTCTTCTCGCGCTGGAGGAAGGGGCGCGCCTTTGGGTCTCCCCGAAGGCGGTCGGGATGTTCACGCTCGACTCGGTCCCCGAGGACCAGGGGGTCGTTCTCGTCGCGACCGGCACGGGTCTCGCGCCGTACATCAGCATGGTGCGGACGAAGATCGAGAAGGAATGCGGGGGCAAGAGGCGCTGGGCGATCCTCCACGGCGCGCGCCAGAGCTGGGATCTCGGGTATCGGAACGAGCTCGAGACGATCCGAAAGCGTTGCTCGAACTTCTTCTACCTGCCGAGCATCACCCGGCCGAGTCCCGAGGATCCCTGGGGCGGGCTTGCCGGGCGCGTCAACCTCATCCTCGTCGACGGGACGTTCGAGGAGCGTTTCGGAGAGAGGCTCGATCCGTCCCGCCATCATGTGTTTCTCTGCGGAAACCCCGCGATGGTCGAGGATGCGGTGATGCAGCTCGGGGAGCGAGGCTTCTCCGAGTGGCATCACCGAAAGAACCCGCAAGGAACGATTCACGTCGAAAGATATTGGTAG